The following proteins are encoded in a genomic region of Paenibacillus sp. FSL R7-0273:
- a CDS encoding YtpI family protein, which translates to MIMLIKYLLFILLVVFMTGAAAYSLSSRRTSDPLEKGRRRSIMNVLLGAMLVTLSLMSMFLFRGSTLSVIVEAVFLVIGAFNIFSGLRSYGYYSRSRRKA; encoded by the coding sequence ATGATTATGCTGATCAAGTATCTGCTGTTCATCCTGCTTGTTGTTTTTATGACGGGTGCCGCCGCGTACAGCCTCTCCTCACGCCGGACCTCCGACCCGCTTGAAAAAGGCCGCCGGCGCTCCATCATGAACGTGCTGCTCGGGGCTATGCTGGTTACTCTGTCACTGATGTCGATGTTTCTGTTCCGCGGCTCAACGCTCAGCGTTATTGTGGAGGCGGTGTTTCTGGTCATCGGGGCGTTTAATATTTTCTCCGGGCTGCGCAGCTACGGGTATTACAGCCGGAGCAGGCGGAAGGCTTAA
- a CDS encoding acetyl-CoA carboxylase carboxyltransferase subunit alpha, translated as MAGELPFEMPLVEMRKKIAELKQFGEEKGIDFTDEIFRLEERYRVMADEIYSNISAPQKMHLARHHGRPTSLDLIGLIFTDFVELHGDRQFGDDLAVVAGIAKLNNRPVTVVGQQRGKDTKDNIQRFFGSAHPEGFRKALRLMKQAEKFRRPIITFIDTKGAYPGNTAEERGQSEAIARNLYEMSQLAVPVICVVIGEGGSGGALALAVGNRVLMLEHAIYSAISPNGAASILWKDASKAEQAAEAMKITAADLLGMEVIEEIVPEPRGGAHHDYETAAANIKEALWRHLEELSSLDAAELKEDRYRKFRKIGEFAEGGQESEAPEEEVQSVE; from the coding sequence TTGGCGGGAGAGTTGCCTTTTGAAATGCCTCTGGTAGAAATGCGCAAGAAAATCGCCGAGCTGAAGCAGTTCGGTGAAGAAAAGGGCATAGATTTTACAGATGAGATTTTTCGGCTTGAGGAACGTTACCGCGTTATGGCGGATGAAATTTACAGCAACATATCGGCTCCCCAAAAGATGCATCTCGCCCGGCATCACGGACGTCCGACCTCGCTTGACCTGATCGGGCTGATTTTTACTGATTTCGTGGAGCTGCACGGTGACCGCCAGTTTGGCGATGATCTGGCGGTTGTCGCGGGGATTGCCAAGCTTAATAACCGGCCTGTTACAGTAGTCGGACAGCAGCGGGGCAAGGATACGAAGGACAACATCCAGCGCTTTTTCGGCAGCGCGCATCCGGAAGGCTTCCGCAAGGCGTTGCGGCTGATGAAGCAGGCGGAGAAATTCCGCCGCCCTATTATCACTTTTATTGATACTAAGGGGGCTTATCCCGGCAATACAGCGGAGGAGCGCGGGCAGTCTGAAGCGATTGCGCGCAATCTTTACGAGATGTCCCAGCTGGCTGTGCCGGTCATCTGTGTCGTCATCGGCGAAGGCGGAAGCGGCGGGGCGCTGGCTCTTGCCGTGGGCAACCGTGTGCTGATGCTGGAGCATGCCATCTATTCGGCGATCTCGCCGAACGGTGCCGCCTCCATTCTTTGGAAGGATGCCTCCAAGGCGGAGCAGGCAGCCGAAGCGATGAAGATCACGGCTGCAGATTTGCTTGGAATGGAGGTCATCGAGGAGATTGTCCCTGAACCGAGAGGCGGCGCACATCATGACTATGAGACAGCCGCAGCCAATATCAAGGAAGCCTTATGGCGCCATTTGGAGGAACTGTCCAGTCTGGATGCTGCCGAACTCAAGGAGGACCGCTACCGTAAATTCCGCAAAATCGGTGAATTTGCCGAAGGCGGCCAAGAGTCTGAGGCACCGGAGGAAGAAGTGCAGAGCGTGGAGTAG
- the accD gene encoding acetyl-CoA carboxylase, carboxyltransferase subunit beta, which yields MFKDLFQKKRKYATIPSERLERSGGPAEGERPKREIPEGLMNKCSKCGTIQYSKELEKNLKVCPACGHHMRLNALERIAMTLDPEGFIEFDSEMSSVDPLQFPGYASKLEQQRSKTGQVEAVITGQGTIGGHSVIVAVMNFEFFSGSMGSVVGEKITRAVEEATEKKLPLLIFSTSGGARMQESILSLMQMAKTSAALARFGESGGLYISVITDPTTGGVSASFASLGDIIIAEPGAVFGFAGRIVIEQTIRQKLPEDFQTAEFNLQHGQLDLVVHRKEMRSTLTRLLDLHDVKGGF from the coding sequence TTGTTCAAAGATTTATTTCAGAAAAAACGGAAGTACGCGACTATTCCTTCAGAACGTCTGGAGCGGAGCGGCGGACCGGCGGAAGGCGAACGCCCGAAACGGGAAATCCCCGAAGGGCTGATGAACAAATGCAGTAAATGCGGTACGATCCAGTACAGCAAGGAGCTGGAGAAGAATCTTAAGGTATGTCCGGCCTGCGGCCATCATATGCGGCTGAACGCGCTGGAGCGGATTGCGATGACCCTCGATCCCGAAGGCTTCATTGAATTTGACAGCGAGATGTCGTCAGTGGACCCGCTGCAGTTCCCGGGCTATGCCTCGAAGCTTGAGCAGCAGCGCTCCAAAACCGGACAAGTTGAGGCGGTAATTACCGGCCAGGGCACCATCGGCGGCCATTCCGTCATTGTTGCGGTAATGAATTTTGAATTTTTCTCAGGCAGCATGGGCTCCGTAGTCGGAGAGAAGATTACCCGTGCAGTGGAAGAGGCGACGGAGAAGAAGCTCCCGCTGCTGATTTTCTCAACCTCTGGCGGAGCGCGGATGCAGGAAAGCATTCTCAGTCTCATGCAGATGGCCAAGACAAGTGCGGCTCTGGCCCGCTTTGGCGAGTCCGGGGGACTCTATATTTCAGTCATTACCGATCCAACAACCGGCGGTGTATCCGCTAGCTTTGCGAGCCTTGGCGATATCATTATTGCCGAGCCCGGAGCCGTGTTCGGCTTTGCCGGCAGAATTGTCATTGAACAGACCATCCGCCAGAAGCTGCCGGAGGATTTCCAGACGGCGGAGTTTAATCTCCAGCACGGCCAGCTTGATCTGGTGGTGCACCGTAAGGAAATGCGGTCTACGCTGACCAGACTGCTTGATTTGCATGATGTGAAAGGGGGATTTTAG
- the pyk gene encoding pyruvate kinase, with product MRKSKIVCTIGPASESLENIKKLILAGMNVARLNFSHGDFEEHGNRIKTIRQASQELGKTVAILLDTKGPEIRTGKLEVEPIELVQDEYLTLTTEEILGDQNRISITYSDLPNDVSVGSTILIDDGLIGLTVVDIQGTEIKTRIVNGGTIKSKKGVNVPGVSISLPGITEKDTNDIVFGIGQDIDFIAASFVRKASDVLEIRALLEKHNASHIQIISKIENQEGVDNLDEILAVSDGLMVARGDLGVEIPAEDVPLAQKLMIKKCNIAGKPVITATQMLDSMQRNPRPTRAEASDVANAIFDGTDAIMLSGETAAGKYPVESVLTMSRIAEKAESALNHREIFMKQQIAQETTVTEAISQSVAISALDLNAKAILSSTVTGHTARVVSKYRPKSQIIAVTTQERTMRQLALVWGVTPVFGKEATSTDELLATALQGGKASGLVKAGDLVVITAGIPLGRSGSTNLVKVDTIPAD from the coding sequence ATGCGGAAAAGTAAAATTGTATGTACGATCGGACCTGCAAGTGAATCGTTGGAGAACATCAAAAAATTGATTTTGGCTGGTATGAATGTAGCCCGTCTGAACTTCTCCCACGGCGATTTTGAAGAGCACGGCAACCGGATCAAAACGATCCGTCAGGCTTCCCAGGAGCTGGGCAAGACCGTTGCTATCCTGCTTGACACCAAAGGACCAGAAATTCGTACAGGCAAGCTGGAAGTAGAACCGATTGAACTGGTGCAGGACGAGTACCTGACATTGACTACGGAAGAAATCCTTGGCGATCAGAACCGTATCTCTATCACTTACAGCGACCTTCCTAACGACGTTTCGGTTGGATCAACAATCCTGATCGATGACGGTCTTATCGGACTTACAGTTGTAGACATTCAAGGCACTGAAATCAAGACCCGTATTGTTAACGGCGGTACAATCAAGAGCAAAAAAGGCGTTAACGTACCGGGAGTTTCCATCTCCCTGCCGGGTATTACGGAAAAAGACACCAACGATATCGTTTTTGGGATCGGACAGGACATCGATTTTATCGCCGCTTCCTTCGTTCGCAAAGCCAGCGACGTTCTGGAAATCCGTGCACTGCTTGAGAAGCACAACGCTTCCCACATCCAAATCATCTCCAAGATCGAGAACCAGGAAGGCGTCGACAACCTTGATGAAATCCTGGCAGTATCTGACGGTCTGATGGTTGCCCGCGGTGACCTCGGCGTAGAAATTCCTGCTGAAGATGTGCCTCTGGCCCAGAAGCTGATGATCAAAAAATGTAACATTGCCGGCAAGCCTGTAATCACAGCTACCCAAATGCTGGATTCCATGCAGCGCAACCCGCGTCCTACCCGCGCTGAAGCGAGTGACGTAGCTAACGCTATCTTCGACGGTACTGATGCAATCATGCTGTCCGGTGAAACAGCTGCCGGGAAATATCCGGTAGAATCCGTACTAACAATGTCCCGCATTGCTGAAAAAGCGGAATCTGCACTGAACCACCGTGAAATCTTCATGAAGCAGCAGATCGCGCAGGAAACAACAGTAACTGAAGCAATCAGCCAATCCGTAGCGATTTCCGCTCTGGACCTGAACGCTAAAGCGATTCTTTCTTCAACTGTAACAGGCCACACAGCACGCGTGGTTTCCAAATACCGTCCTAAATCCCAGATCATTGCCGTTACGACTCAGGAAAGAACTATGCGTCAGCTGGCACTTGTATGGGGTGTTACTCCGGTATTCGGCAAAGAAGCTACTTCGACTGACGAACTGCTGGCTACTGCACTGCAAGGCGGTAAAGCCTCCGGTCTGGTAAAAGCAGGCGATCTCGTTGTGATCACTGCCGGTATCCCTCTGGGACGTTCCGGTTCCACTAACCTCGTAAAAGTGGACACGATTCCTGCCGACTAA
- a CDS encoding YtrH family sporulation protein — protein sequence MSIFMSKAVLDFFIAFGIVLGGAMLGGIGAVVSLQPPTETMLDIADRIKIWALAAAVGGTIDPMRVIESNMIGGNLSPAIKQILYLVFAFLGAHMGSELVKWVCGKG from the coding sequence ATGAGTATTTTCATGAGCAAAGCCGTTCTCGATTTCTTCATCGCCTTCGGCATCGTGCTGGGCGGCGCCATGCTGGGGGGCATCGGTGCAGTCGTATCGCTGCAGCCGCCGACAGAGACGATGCTGGATATTGCCGACCGGATAAAGATATGGGCGCTCGCCGCCGCTGTCGGAGGCACCATCGACCCTATGCGGGTGATTGAGAGTAATATGATCGGGGGCAATCTGTCTCCGGCGATCAAGCAGATCCTTTACCTTGTATTCGCCTTTTTAGGCGCCCATATGGGCAGCGAGCTGGTCAAATGGGTATGCGGCAAGGGGTGA
- a CDS encoding G1 family glutamic endopeptidase gives MSTVHSFQRGQPCLSDKTHTGRSRITGFGWTSSNWSGYAIKGKKGAFRRISAEWTVPYVKPTAKPTYSSAWIGIDGFRNGSLIQTGTGHESVNGRVHYYAWWEILPEAETVIPLPVSPGDLMRASIVKLSPGRWCIRLCNLSKRWTFRTIQRYNGPQTSAEWIMEAPQVGGTVADLARLSNVCFRCCRVNGRSPKLVQANGGIMIQNKITVAVPSSPNAKGDSFTVKRLYPKGVSQAYLKRPVTIRTRTSAIHKKPSIKYKHS, from the coding sequence GTGAGCACAGTTCATAGTTTTCAGCGCGGTCAGCCCTGTCTTTCAGACAAGACCCATACAGGCCGGAGCCGGATTACCGGGTTCGGCTGGACGTCAAGCAACTGGAGCGGATACGCCATCAAAGGCAAGAAGGGTGCCTTCCGGCGGATCTCAGCCGAATGGACTGTTCCCTACGTAAAACCTACGGCTAAGCCGACTTATTCTTCGGCATGGATCGGAATTGACGGCTTCAGGAACGGCAGCCTGATTCAGACCGGCACCGGACACGAATCCGTTAACGGAAGGGTCCATTATTATGCCTGGTGGGAAATCCTTCCCGAGGCAGAAACCGTTATTCCGCTCCCCGTATCCCCCGGAGACCTGATGCGGGCCAGCATTGTTAAGCTCAGCCCCGGAAGATGGTGCATCCGGCTGTGCAACCTGAGCAAACGCTGGACCTTCCGCACCATCCAGCGCTACAACGGTCCGCAGACCTCTGCGGAGTGGATTATGGAAGCGCCGCAGGTAGGCGGCACCGTTGCCGATCTGGCCCGGCTGTCGAACGTCTGCTTCCGCTGCTGCCGGGTAAACGGCAGAAGTCCCAAGCTTGTCCAGGCCAACGGCGGCATTATGATCCAGAATAAAATCACCGTTGCCGTGCCTTCAAGCCCGAATGCCAAAGGCGATTCTTTCACAGTAAAACGCCTGTATCCCAAGGGTGTGTCCCAAGCTTACCTGAAACGTCCTGTCACCATACGGACCCGGACATCTGCTATTCACAAAAAACCCTCAATCAAATATAAACATTCATAG
- a CDS encoding DNA polymerase III subunit alpha, with product MSPFVHLHVHSEYSLLDGAARITDLVRRAGEYGMKSLALTDHGVMYGAIPFYKACTAAGIKPIIGCEAYLTAGSRRERGSRKDQPIYHLILLAKNETGYRNLMKLVSIGHLEGQHYKPRIDMEALAAHAEGIICLSACLGGEVPQHLLHGRDDEARKAALRYKEIFGGDFYLELQDHGIPEQKRVNPQLIALAAELDIQLAATNDVHYLAKEDAEVQDVLICIGTGKTVDDEDRLKIGTDQLFLKSGEQMAALFPHVPQAIANTQEIADKCNLELTFGQHILPEYSPLPEGLDAAAYLRRLCRSGLEARYADTPLWASAEQKAAAEQRLDYELGVIESMGFSDYFLIVWDFIAYCHKNGIVTGPGRGSSAGSLTAYTLRITDVDPLKYNLLFERFLNPERITMPDIDIDFSDERRDEVIAYVVEKYGKEHVAQIITFGTMAARAAVRDVGRVLNLPYNEVDKAAKLIPGQLGISIARALEGSPDLKALYETSRKTRELLDMAMKVEGMPRHASTHAAGVVISKGPLTDAVPLQAGNESTALTQYSMEHLESVGLLKMDFLGLRTLSIIERCMNWIREMEGAAPDFRTISDNDPLTYEMLGAGETTGVFQLESAGVRRVLKDLKPSGFEDVISVLALYRPGPMEFIPKFIAGKHGEIAVDYPHADLTPILADTYGIIVYQEQIMQIASLMAGFSLGEADLLRRAVSKKKRETLDKERSHFVQGSLQQGYQEADANAVYDMIVRFADYGFPRAHAAAYGVLAFQTAYLKAHYPVQFMASMLTAVMGTHRKVAEYVLECRRTGIGVLPPDVNESGVLFTPVPGGDRSSGHIRFGLAAVKNVGTLAVENIIAVRKERPFDSLLDFCRRVDLRVCNKRVIESLLQAGAFDRLPGHRAQLLAMLDETADAAAKWRKERDELQIQLFDDLIETPNWEIRYPDIPKFSVTQQLELERELLGLYLSGHPLDDSAALLEEPGIQRLMDLGEAPDESQTVTAGMVVSIKEITTKAGKAMAFIQWEDQIERCEVVLFPEVWKRSRSLVEKGALLALRAKVQQEDEGFKLLAEEVAPLGADALHGLLQRRSAAASRPSGGRTASAGAQRSAPGPRGGAGGTGAARTAAGGAAAPAAPPAAPAGAAGSGQRVFIKITQAAENPALLSRLQALLQTHPGPAATLLFYEREQRVLALSDSYRIEPSPELFAAVEEMLGAGTVRIK from the coding sequence ATGAGCCCATTCGTGCATTTGCATGTGCACAGCGAATACAGTTTACTGGACGGTGCGGCGCGCATAACGGATCTGGTGCGCCGGGCCGGCGAATACGGCATGAAGTCGCTGGCGCTGACGGATCATGGAGTGATGTATGGGGCGATCCCCTTTTATAAAGCCTGCACTGCCGCCGGCATCAAGCCGATTATCGGCTGTGAGGCCTATCTGACGGCAGGCTCGCGCCGTGAGCGGGGCAGCCGTAAGGATCAGCCGATCTATCATCTGATCCTGCTCGCGAAGAATGAAACCGGCTACAGAAACCTGATGAAGCTCGTCTCCATCGGTCATCTGGAGGGCCAGCACTATAAGCCGCGCATTGATATGGAAGCTCTGGCCGCCCATGCTGAGGGCATCATCTGCCTTAGCGCCTGTCTGGGCGGGGAAGTGCCGCAGCATCTGCTGCACGGGCGCGACGATGAGGCGCGTAAGGCGGCGCTGCGGTACAAGGAGATTTTTGGCGGAGATTTCTATCTCGAGCTTCAGGATCACGGCATTCCGGAGCAAAAAAGAGTCAATCCGCAGCTGATTGCCCTGGCGGCAGAGCTTGATATCCAGCTCGCTGCGACGAATGATGTGCACTATCTGGCCAAGGAGGATGCCGAGGTTCAGGATGTGCTGATCTGCATCGGGACAGGCAAGACGGTAGACGATGAGGACAGGCTGAAGATCGGTACGGACCAGCTGTTCCTGAAGAGCGGGGAGCAGATGGCGGCGCTGTTTCCGCATGTGCCGCAGGCGATCGCCAATACGCAGGAGATTGCCGATAAATGCAATCTGGAATTGACGTTCGGGCAGCATATTCTCCCTGAATATTCCCCTCTGCCGGAAGGGCTGGATGCAGCGGCTTATCTGCGCCGGCTCTGCCGCAGCGGGCTGGAAGCACGCTATGCGGACACGCCGCTGTGGGCTTCAGCTGAGCAGAAGGCGGCTGCGGAGCAGCGGCTGGACTACGAGCTTGGTGTCATTGAAAGCATGGGCTTTAGCGATTATTTCCTGATCGTCTGGGATTTCATTGCCTATTGCCACAAGAACGGCATCGTTACCGGCCCGGGCCGCGGCTCCTCAGCAGGCAGCCTTACCGCATATACCCTGCGGATTACCGATGTGGACCCGCTTAAATACAATCTGCTGTTTGAGCGTTTCCTGAATCCTGAGCGGATTACGATGCCGGATATTGATATCGACTTCAGCGATGAGCGGCGCGATGAGGTTATCGCTTATGTCGTTGAGAAATACGGCAAGGAGCATGTGGCCCAGATCATTACCTTCGGAACAATGGCTGCGCGGGCAGCGGTCCGCGATGTCGGCCGCGTGCTGAACCTGCCGTACAACGAGGTGGACAAGGCTGCGAAGCTGATTCCGGGGCAGCTGGGAATCAGTATTGCCCGGGCGCTGGAGGGCAGCCCGGATCTGAAGGCTCTGTATGAGACCAGCCGCAAGACCAGAGAGCTGCTGGATATGGCAATGAAGGTCGAAGGCATGCCGCGCCATGCGTCTACGCATGCTGCCGGTGTTGTAATTTCCAAAGGCCCGCTGACCGATGCGGTGCCGCTGCAGGCCGGCAATGAGAGCACGGCACTGACGCAGTATTCCATGGAGCATCTGGAGAGCGTCGGACTGCTTAAGATGGATTTTCTGGGACTGCGGACGCTGTCGATTATTGAGCGCTGCATGAACTGGATCAGGGAGATGGAGGGGGCGGCTCCCGATTTCCGCACGATCTCCGATAATGATCCGCTGACCTATGAAATGCTCGGGGCGGGCGAGACGACCGGCGTCTTTCAGCTGGAGTCTGCAGGCGTCCGCCGTGTGCTGAAGGACCTGAAGCCGTCCGGCTTCGAGGATGTCATCTCGGTGCTGGCGCTGTACCGTCCGGGCCCGATGGAGTTCATCCCCAAGTTTATCGCCGGCAAGCATGGTGAAATAGCGGTGGATTACCCGCACGCCGACCTGACGCCGATTCTGGCGGATACGTACGGCATTATCGTGTACCAGGAGCAGATTATGCAGATTGCCTCACTGATGGCCGGCTTCTCGCTCGGTGAAGCTGACCTGCTGCGCCGTGCGGTATCCAAGAAGAAGCGCGAGACGCTGGATAAAGAGCGCAGCCACTTTGTGCAGGGCAGCCTGCAGCAGGGCTATCAGGAGGCGGATGCTAATGCCGTCTATGATATGATTGTCCGCTTCGCCGATTACGGCTTCCCGCGGGCTCATGCCGCCGCTTACGGCGTGCTGGCCTTCCAGACGGCCTATCTGAAGGCGCACTATCCGGTGCAGTTCATGGCATCGATGCTTACGGCGGTTATGGGCACCCACCGCAAGGTGGCGGAATATGTGCTGGAATGCCGCCGCACCGGCATCGGGGTGCTGCCGCCGGATGTCAACGAGAGCGGCGTGCTGTTCACTCCGGTTCCCGGCGGAGACAGGAGCAGCGGGCATATCCGCTTCGGGCTGGCCGCCGTGAAAAATGTCGGAACGCTGGCGGTGGAAAACATTATCGCTGTCCGCAAGGAGCGTCCGTTCGACAGTTTGCTCGATTTTTGCCGCCGTGTCGATTTGCGCGTCTGCAATAAGCGTGTGATTGAATCCCTGCTCCAGGCCGGCGCCTTTGACCGGCTGCCCGGCCACCGGGCCCAGCTGCTGGCCATGCTCGACGAGACCGCGGATGCGGCCGCCAAATGGCGCAAGGAGCGGGACGAGCTGCAGATCCAGCTGTTCGACGATCTGATTGAAACCCCGAACTGGGAAATCCGCTACCCGGATATTCCGAAGTTCAGTGTCACGCAGCAGCTGGAGCTGGAGCGTGAGCTGCTCGGGCTGTACCTGTCCGGCCATCCGCTGGACGACAGCGCGGCCCTGCTTGAGGAGCCGGGCATCCAGCGGCTGATGGACCTTGGCGAAGCCCCGGATGAGAGCCAGACGGTTACGGCGGGGATGGTCGTCTCCATCAAGGAGATAACGACCAAGGCCGGCAAGGCGATGGCCTTCATCCAGTGGGAGGACCAGATCGAGCGCTGCGAGGTCGTGCTGTTCCCTGAGGTGTGGAAACGCAGCCGCAGCCTGGTCGAGAAGGGTGCGCTGCTGGCCCTGCGCGCCAAGGTGCAGCAGGAGGACGAGGGCTTCAAGCTGCTGGCCGAGGAGGTCGCGCCGCTTGGCGCGGACGCTCTCCATGGCCTACTGCAGCGCCGCAGCGCAGCTGCCTCCCGTCCGTCCGGCGGACGGACGGCCTCTGCAGGAGCACAGCGCAGCGCTCCTGGCCCGCGGGGCGGCGCCGGGGGCACCGGCGCGGCGCGCACTGCCGCAGGCGGCGCAGCAGCGCCTGCAGCCCCGCCTGCCGCGCCTGCGGGAGCGGCGGGGAGCGGCCAGCGTGTCTTTATCAAGATCACGCAGGCCGCGGAGAACCCGGCGCTGCTCTCGCGCCTGCAGGCACTGCTGCAGACCCATCCCGGGCCTGCAGCCACGCTGTTGTTCTACGAGCGCGAGCAGCGGGTGCTCGCGCTCAGCGACAGCTACCGGATCGAGCCTTCGCCGGAGCTGTTCGCAGCGGTTGAAGAGATGCTGGGAGCCGGTACAGTAAGAATAAAATAA
- a CDS encoding DRTGG domain-containing protein, producing MEGQGDNITKHEQLLQHIEGLKVGTKISVRKLAKEMVVSEGTAYRAVKEAENLGIVITKERIGTVRVEKKPRNISDQLTFADVVDIVEGHVLGGADGLNKHLHKYIIGAMKVDAMIRYIDADSLLIVGNRDDVHSLALEQGAGVLVTGGFGTSREVKALADELDLPVISSRHDTFTVASMINRAIFDRLIKKKIMLVEDILESKPRLNTLKISSTVGELRQLALSSGEQRFAVTDEWNRVIGIVGRRDVEELQEGQSIEKAMVRSPVTAALQTSLASAAQIMMWEGIDFLPIVDRNRKLIGSLTRREVLQSLRDVSNQPQLGETFDHLIWNGFAEERDEEGKLFFHGFITPQMATDLGTISEGVLSTLMTRSAFKAAKDITGNDYVLDNMSTYFIRPVQIEHSVIVMPKLLEISRRTCKLEIEISHNDTMVAKAVLMLQSIDHG from the coding sequence TTGGAAGGACAAGGCGATAACATTACAAAGCATGAACAACTGCTGCAGCATATCGAAGGTCTCAAGGTAGGCACCAAAATTTCTGTACGCAAGCTGGCGAAGGAAATGGTAGTGAGTGAGGGGACGGCTTACCGGGCGGTGAAGGAGGCTGAGAACCTCGGCATTGTGATTACGAAGGAGCGGATTGGCACCGTCCGTGTCGAAAAGAAGCCGCGGAACATTTCCGATCAGCTTACCTTCGCGGATGTTGTGGACATTGTAGAGGGGCATGTGCTCGGCGGGGCTGACGGTTTGAACAAGCACCTGCATAAATATATAATCGGCGCGATGAAGGTCGATGCTATGATCCGTTATATTGATGCCGACAGCCTGCTGATCGTGGGGAACCGCGACGATGTGCATTCGCTGGCCCTGGAGCAGGGGGCGGGGGTGCTGGTAACGGGCGGCTTCGGGACAAGCCGTGAGGTCAAAGCGCTGGCGGACGAGCTGGATCTGCCGGTGATATCCTCAAGACATGATACGTTTACAGTGGCCTCGATGATTAACCGGGCGATCTTCGACCGGCTGATTAAGAAAAAGATCATGCTGGTCGAGGATATCCTGGAGAGCAAGCCGCGGCTGAACACGCTTAAGATTTCCAGTACGGTCGGTGAGCTGCGGCAGCTGGCACTCTCCAGCGGGGAGCAGCGCTTTGCCGTAACGGATGAATGGAACCGTGTCATCGGGATTGTCGGCCGGCGTGATGTCGAGGAGCTGCAGGAGGGGCAGAGTATTGAAAAAGCGATGGTCCGCAGCCCGGTAACAGCGGCGCTGCAGACCTCGCTGGCTTCGGCGGCGCAGATCATGATGTGGGAGGGGATTGACTTCCTGCCGATTGTGGACCGCAACCGCAAGCTGATCGGTTCGCTGACCCGCCGCGAGGTGCTGCAGAGCCTGCGCGATGTCAGCAACCAGCCGCAGCTGGGCGAGACGTTCGATCATCTGATCTGGAACGGCTTTGCCGAGGAGCGGGATGAGGAAGGCAAGCTGTTCTTCCACGGCTTCATTACGCCGCAGATGGCGACAGACCTGGGTACCATTTCCGAGGGCGTACTGTCCACACTGATGACCCGGTCTGCCTTTAAAGCGGCCAAGGATATTACAGGCAACGACTATGTGCTGGACAATATGTCTACTTATTTTATCCGTCCGGTGCAGATTGAGCACTCGGTTATTGTGATGCCCAAGCTGCTGGAGATCAGCCGCCGGACCTGCAAGCTGGAGATCGAAATCAGCCACAATGACACGATGGTCGCCAAGGCCGTGCTGATGCTGCAGTCAATTGATCACGGGTAA
- a CDS encoding phosphatidylglycerophosphatase A family protein: protein MSYQMATELLERRGVTLESIADIVYILQSKYYQNLTEEECLSSVKSVLGKREVQYTLMTGVALDELAEKGALPQPLQAVMEADESLYGADETLALGITGVYGMIGLTSFGYLDKVKLGVIGTLNDEPGRIHVFLDDLVAGIAAAASARIAHRHEGAKVYPHVSGTP, encoded by the coding sequence ATGTCCTATCAAATGGCAACAGAGCTGCTGGAACGCAGGGGCGTTACACTGGAGTCTATCGCTGACATCGTATATATTTTACAATCCAAGTATTATCAGAATTTAACGGAGGAAGAATGCCTGTCCAGCGTGAAGTCGGTGCTCGGCAAAAGAGAGGTCCAGTACACGCTGATGACAGGTGTCGCCCTCGATGAGCTGGCGGAGAAGGGGGCGCTTCCCCAGCCGCTGCAGGCGGTGATGGAGGCAGATGAATCGCTCTACGGGGCGGATGAGACGCTTGCGCTCGGCATTACGGGCGTATACGGCATGATCGGGCTGACCAGCTTCGGCTATCTGGACAAAGTGAAGCTCGGGGTGATCGGGACACTGAATGATGAGCCCGGCAGAATCCATGTGTTTCTGGATGATCTGGTGGCCGGCATTGCCGCAGCCGCTTCGGCCCGGATTGCCCACCGCCACGAAGGAGCGAAGGTGTATCCCCATGTCAGCGGTACGCCATAA